Below is a window of Bacteroidales bacterium DNA.
TGCAGGTGCGCCGTGATCTTATGCTAATTGGGTATTCGAGCATGAAAAAGAAAGGCTATGATGCCCGTGAACTCATTGAAGTTATTAGTAAATTACTTGACCATAAGAACGGCTTGAATGTTATAGTTATTGGAATGGGTAATCTTGGAAGAGCTGTTACAACATATTTTACAGGTAAACGTCCTAAACTAAATATAGTGGCAACGTTTGATGTGGATTCTAATAAAACAAATAGAGTCATATCAGGTGTTAACTGTTATCATATCAAAGATTTAAAAGATATGATTAAGGCCAACAAAATATCAATTGCAATAATAACATCTCCCCCAGAAGCCACTGCAACAATAGCCGAAACGCTCGTAGCAGCAGGTATTAAAGGTATTTTAAACTTTACTACCACTCCAATTAATGCACCTGAAAGCGTTTTTCTTGAAGAGTTTGATATGATTACTTCAATTGAAAAAGTTGCATACTTTGTAAAGGATCAGGTTAAGAGTTAGTGGTTGCAATCCGAAAATATTTTTTAGAATATTTCAATTATCAATATAAATGTTAGTACATTATGGCTTTGAAGAAGCCAAGAAAATTAAGAACGCTGTTGTAACTACAGGCTCATTTGATGGAGTTCATATTGGTCATAAAACCATAATTAACAGGATAAACGAAATTGCAAGGAGTATTGAAGGCGAATCGGTTTTAATTACATTTTACCCGCATCCTCGAAAAGTCCTTTACCCCGAAACACAGGGTAAGGATTTGATGTTTATCAACTCTCAGAAGGAGAAAATTGAACTGTTGGGCAAAACAGGACTCGATCATCTTATCATTGTAAATTTTACACTTGAGTTTTCCCGAGTTTCATCGCATGAATTTATCAGAAATTTTTTAGTTGCAAAGATTAACGCAAAATTCATTGTTGTTGGATTTAATCATCATTTCGGGCATAATCGTGAAGGAGATTACTCCTATCTCTATAAACTGAAAGAGGAGTTGGGTTTTGAAGTGGAAGAGATTCCCGAACAGGATATACAGCACGAAACGGTTAGTTCTACAACAATTCGTAAAGCAATAAAAGATGGTCGTGTCCAAAGGGCAAATGCTTACCTTGATCATAAGTACATAATTATTGGCTCATTAGGTAAAGGAACGCACTATTTCACCAATGCTGGTTTCCCAACTTTAAACATTCAAATTGAAGAGGTAGGAAAGTTAATCCCTCCAGCAGGTATTTACGCAACTTCCTTGGAGTGGAACAGCAGAAATTATAAGGCAATGCTTATAGTTTGGGTTGATGAGGAGAATGATGCATTGCATCTACAGAATCAGTTTGTAGAAATTCATATTCTTGATTTTGATAATCAGTTTCCAGATGGTGATGCTACTATTTATTTTCAGAAGCAAATATCGGTTGGCTTAAAAATTAATAATCCATCACAGTTGAAGCACCAACTTAGCCAAGGGCAAAAAGCTATAGATGAGTTAATATATTGACCTGATTTATATCATTTGTTATTTGAATAACAGATAGTATCTTTGTAGTGTAATTATCGTTTAAAGTATAAATATCACTTCAACTTCTAAGGTGTTGAATAGTTCGACTCCAAGGAATCTTGAAAATGTCTGATCCAAAAGAAATGGTCTGATGGAAAAGAGGCTCGGAGCAGCGCTAATTCTGGTTGAGAATCGGGATAGCGTAAACAAATTAAACCAGATTTTATCTGTTCATTCCGATGTAATTATCGGTCGACAAGGCATTCCATTAAGGGATCGTAACCTAAGTGTAATCTCGCTTATGCTCGAAGGCACAAGCGATGAGCTTAGCGCACTTACTGGTCCCATTGGTAAACTTGAAGGAGTTCAGGTAAAAACCCTTATGATGAAGGGTTAATTGGCTTTTTAATCAACTTCTAGCAATCTTTTATTATCAGCCAAGGTAGGTTGTGTAATTGAATTGTTTATTGATTAATAATACTATATATGAAATTCAAACCAGAAACATACAGAATCCCCGATGAGCGGATGAAACCTTTTATTGATTCTGAGGAAATTTGGGGATACATAAACAGCACAAAACCAACCAAAGAAAAGGTTAGGCAGGTTATTGCAAAAGCAATGGATAAGCAACGTCTTAATCTTGAGGATACTGCAACTCTTGTAAATACTACCGATCCTGAACTTGTTGAGGAGATTTTGCAGGGAGCTCGTACGCTTAAGGAGAAGGTTTATGGGAACAGGATTGTCCTCTTTGCCCCTTTATACATTGGGAACAAGTGTACCAATAACTGCAAATACTGTGGATTTAGATCATCAAACAAGGAGGCTGTTCGGAAAACCCTTGCCGATGATGAAATTGTTAAGGAGGTTGAGGCTCTTGAGGAGAATGGTCAAAAACGTTTGATTCTGGTTTATGGAGAGCATCAGAACTACTCACCTGAGTATATTGCTCACACCGTAAAATTGGTTTATGGGGTTAAGAAGAATAATGGCGAGATTCGAAGAGTAAATATCAATGCAGCACCTTTAGATATTGAAGGTTTTAAAACCGTTAAAGAATCGGGAATTGGAACCTATCAGGTTTTTCAGGAAACCTACGATCCCGAAGCATATGAAAACTATCACCCATCGGGTAAAAAGCGCGATTACG
It encodes the following:
- a CDS encoding redox-sensing transcriptional repressor Rex, translating into MKLPEKTVERLSVYRRTLLECLTKGKTHIYSHELARLHNITAVQVRRDLMLIGYSSMKKKGYDARELIEVISKLLDHKNGLNVIVIGMGNLGRAVTTYFTGKRPKLNIVATFDVDSNKTNRVISGVNCYHIKDLKDMIKANKISIAIITSPPEATATIAETLVAAGIKGILNFTTTPINAPESVFLEEFDMITSIEKVAYFVKDQVKS
- a CDS encoding riboflavin biosynthesis protein RibF, translated to MLVHYGFEEAKKIKNAVVTTGSFDGVHIGHKTIINRINEIARSIEGESVLITFYPHPRKVLYPETQGKDLMFINSQKEKIELLGKTGLDHLIIVNFTLEFSRVSSHEFIRNFLVAKINAKFIVVGFNHHFGHNREGDYSYLYKLKEELGFEVEEIPEQDIQHETVSSTTIRKAIKDGRVQRANAYLDHKYIIIGSLGKGTHYFTNAGFPTLNIQIEEVGKLIPPAGIYATSLEWNSRNYKAMLIVWVDEENDALHLQNQFVEIHILDFDNQFPDGDATIYFQKQISVGLKINNPSQLKHQLSQGQKAIDELIY
- a CDS encoding CopG family transcriptional regulator — encoded protein: MEKRLGAALILVENRDSVNKLNQILSVHSDVIIGRQGIPLRDRNLSVISLMLEGTSDELSALTGPIGKLEGVQVKTLMMKG